From Lucilia cuprina isolate Lc7/37 chromosome 4, ASM2204524v1, whole genome shotgun sequence:
acaaaaaatgttttgtaaatgattagcaaattattgttattttttgcagAATCAGTGTTAATGTTAACATATCCAGTCGCTCAAGGAAAAAGCTCACAAAAATTCCACCATTTGTTGTGACATATAAAAACTTCGTTTATTAATTTCGTTTTATatcttaaaatacatatttatagtcaattaaacaaattaaacaaatttttataataaaataaatataaaactataaaataaaataatttaattgaatatgAACAAATGAAAATCTTAAATTGTAAATGATGTTGTATGTAACATAAAAGAAAACCAAACCAAAatgcaaatgtttataaaaatttaatttaataaatgacTGTTTAAAAATCAAACACTGGTAAATACACTGGCTAGttgtttaaaagaaagaaaattgttaaaaaaaaacgaaatattaatttaaataatattctttaaaaaaaagaagatttttggtttaaatgattttaaatgattaCAACGTCATAAAGAACTtcttaaaaagtcgaaaatgtcAATGAGACTACGCacaaaatatttgtcaaataatttagataactatatactaaaaataaattaaaattatacagtCTAACTACAAAAAGTTCATAAGTCCAACTTTAATATTGTACCACAAAACTGatttgctttttaaaatatttgtgctTATTTTGTGTATgaaagtttaaaaacattttagtagCACTTTGTAAATTATGtacgttaaaaaaaaaaacaaactttaaaataatagtaaatatcaaaaataacaaatgaaataaTGAGTATAAAACCACTCTAAAAAAATGCGAGACAGTTTATCAGGTAATAATGTTATTCTCTTTTGTTATTGATGTGATGTCATGTAATGAAATTTGTCTTACTATTTAAGCgtttcttttttacattttataataaataattacaattataataaaaaaacgttgATGTATATATACTTCTAAAAAGTTGGGCaacttattttgtatatatttagtcATATTTCTCTTCTTTGGCGGACATAAATAGTTTTTGGCATGTAAAGGTTAAAGATGCTGGAAATAGGAAAGATACAAGAATttgttaaaagataaaaaaataaaaagaaatttaagaaaatttgttttcgtAGTATAATTACAAAGataatttgtctatagtctagtctatattttactctatagtccagtctatagtctagtatatagtctagtctatagtctagtctatagtctagtctagtctatagtctagtctatagtctagtctacagtctagtctatagtctagtctacagtctagtctatagtctagtctatagtctagtctttagtctagtctacagtctagtctagtctatagtctagtctatagtctagtctatagtctaatctatagtctagtctatagtctaatctatagtctagtctatagtctagtctatagtctagNNNNNNNNNNNNNNNNNNNNNNNNNNNNNNNNNNNNNNNNNNNNNNNNNNNNNNNNNNNNNNNNNNNNNNNNNNNNNNNNNNNNNNNNNNNNNNNNNNNNactttttggtactttttcgttcatcaaaaggtacaaaaggctttaaacacatcatggtgaagggtatataagattcggcacagccgaatatagaactcttacttgtttttatttgtgcttatcattttgaagtttttatttaactaaaaattacaaataaatatttaaaaaatttctgcgGTTACTGTCGCAAATAGTCTGTATGTAAGTGTAAAAATTGCAGTAAATATTGTTTGAGTtgtaatacataaatattttgaatttaaaaatagccAAACCTCCTGTTATAGTAATTcagatgaaaattttaaatcatgttttattgttgttggtgttctttgtaaaaatttcttatcaactttttgtttagtttttttttttatcagtgCTACAGAATTTGTATtgtattagtttattttatgtttttaattgtgTGTtggttatttattgttattttgccATGTTTGTAAATGTGGGGATATAGCTCAGTGGTAGAGCATTCGACTGCAGATCGAGAGGTCCCCGGTTCAAACCCGGGTGTCCCCTGTtcagaattttttctttaattttttttaaatatattttgttaaaattgtcttaaaagTAACGGCCACaaagttttaaatgttaataactggatatatttttgaaatgaattataggaataattcaatatttaagcaatttaaaaaTTGGGAGATAGTTTgaaagtttaaaatgtttttatattaatatgtctctgtatatattgttttttccaattttgaaaCGGATCGGCGCATCTGAATGCTACGTACTTAATGTTTGTAAAGTTTCCGTTGAATGTAATTATAGCTTCTTTATCATTCATTCGATTAAAGTCGAATATTCTATATCATAAtagatttaaaagttttagttttaatttcttaatatccgttcagattttaaaattacataacaaatttcaacaatttaacAGAGCGGGGacaacattgtttttaaaatttggtatGACGTTTGAAGTTCCTATCTATTGgcttatatataaaagttttatctCGGTAATATCTTATTCCTTTCTTAAGATATCATTACCTGAATCGTgtgtaataacaaaaataaagtatgatataaaataatcaaataataacGTAGCTCAAAACCTTAATTTGAGTAGCGATATCTGATCTGATGATGATTTTAAGGACAGattgattttaacaaacatacagagAGGATTTAGAATATATATTTGAGATAACAAACGGAATTATATCCTTcactaaaattaagaatataaaaacaatattcgaaattgtttttttagtgcAACTAAATTGATtggttacaataacaaaaaccatAAGAACACTAACtgataactaaataattaataaatattttataaaaaattctgaaCAGGGGACACCCGGGTTTGAACCGGGGACCTCTCGATCTGCAGTCGAATGCTCTACCACTGAGCTATATCCCCATATTTGCaagagaaataaaaatcatataagAAATAAATCCCACAATATTATCAAGAATAACGCATGCTCAGAACATAACATTCGCATTTGAcaatataccaaaaaaatctttataaaaataacacccCCACAAACTTAAAAGctataaagatttattttttgagcaaaaataaatacttttatggTTTAGACACTTACTAAATATGTAGTGAAAATTATGGTTTGTTGCAATAAAGAACTTTtgctataaatttcttttttaagatataaaaataataacgttACTTAACTACTTAGTGATAAATCACTACGatttttttgtgatttcttTTTCAATTATCTTATTTACCAAACATTGATCATTCCCAATAACTATAGTTATTTGtgctaaatataaaatacacacTAGACTTTAGTATACACATGTGATTTAATACTTAatcaattagaaaaaaaaataaatatataatataataatcacACCGGAATACCATGACATTTTAATGAAGGCTACTTCTATGactgttgtttatgttttatttatttttacttattgttaagattacatattattttttttaaatatttgggtttaataaataaaaaaaattagaaaatgttctaAAGAGGCGTTGAAAGAgatgttattatattttagttctgtaatgccgtgatacacggttgtcagatcttacaacgttgtcagtaaaatgtttagaaaatgtttaacaatcgtttgaacttacaatttttcttctgCAACCTTATCAGAAAAGACATTACTGAAGATATtgaaagacaaaatttgtaagtttctTACTCCCAACAGTGTAAGATCTAACATCCGTGTATACatagtataataaaattttaaatggggcaagtacttaccacaaacgctGACCACCAAGTAATGAGAAAGGTGGTCAGTGTGAATCGTTTGAAAAAGCATGTACACCACTTTCTTAGCTTCGCAATGAAAATGGCTAGTGAATAAgttagtatttatataacacattattacgagagtacttctatgtaatcacgATGGTATGTATATGGAAGTTATAGAATAGTATGTCATAATGTAAGTGAATATAACTACATATTTTTCCAGAGTATttagttgttgtgttttttgcaatataaatacataatatagAATTTGAAATCATTTTGATTTTTCTCTGTAACAACATCATAGGTAGagaatttattagaattttttttgaattcatATACATccgaaaatcgtttaaaaataagGACTGTGTTTTTTTACTTCGTGAGAAgaatataagtttgtcatacctacgaattatatgtatatacatcccagtaaaatattttcaaattttggcaatgagtattgtaggtaatgtacttatttcatatattacttggtaataagttgtcgttatcaataacataaattttttttgaatataatttgtagtcaattgtctatagcgtatgtctaataaggaattagtttaTGTTTCTAACAGTAGTCGATTTTGGTATTTCTTTccagaaatgttgatatttatattTGCGTGGAatccattccagatagaatgataaaattactttttaatggagCATGGAGTAAGAGAATTGACTAgcaatcataaaaaataactgtaaaaccatTTTTAAATCCGAAAAGTCGGGTAAGCTGATTTGTAATCAGTTATTTTTTgatcatcgtcgaacaaaaataactagttaTTCGCCCGAAAAGTAACTACTCatacttttctccaatattacttgcctacttaccgggtaagtaaagattttgctgggatattatGAATCCTTACTGAGTAAAAGTAAAACAATCGGCCTGAAATTCGATTCACTTTGTCCGTCCATGTTAGTCTTGTAATTTATCATCATTCAAttcaaatttggtacatgatcttataTTATGCTAAAAACGAGGCCTATTGGTTTCCAATATTGTTTTACCTAGCTCCCCTATAatcatgtttaatatactcgtatttcgacaaaaaatagtacattcaatgatcccttcagaaaatgagttaaTAAAGTGATAAATACTTTTATGAGGATCGTTTCATAttcatgttaaaattattttgacttTATACACATTTATCGGATATGTTTTCCTATATAGGTATTATATAGCCAATTTCCTTAAAATGCTTTgactattttcttaaattaaacacACGATTTTGACCAAAACTCGTTCTAGTTTGGCTTTGAGATCAAGAATTATTTTTCGAAATTGTCACTTTCAGAACTGGTTGTAAGGAAGCGTTATAGATTCGACAATTGTACATTGAAACGTTTCtgaaacaagtttttttaatctatgatttttgtttgaatttgacAACCTCGGAACAAGTTTTTAGAGaacgtttacaaaaaaaaaatattttttttatcgtttttgtttgaaattattaagattgggaccaattttgagaattttttattattgcaccaattttacataaaaactttttcttcgaACTAGTATAGTagcaatatataaaaagtttcaatggactagttccttgaaaactatttagagTTATTTAAGAAACAGAGCAATATTCCGAGGAATaggttccagaagtaatggtGGCACCAGTAGTTCCAAGGTTGTTGTTCAAGAATCGGAAGTGGTTCTGTTTGCACTCGATTTAgaactatttgtttttaaaacaagttctaaaatttttccaattttttaaattatatattttttgataactAAAGTTCTAATTACTATAGTTTCTATTTGAAATATTGACAAGAAAATACCACTTATCGGTGGCATTTTATATAGCACCCGATAACGATAGACTCAAGTAGCTTTTTGAAGTATTGGgtgtgtttatattatttaatgatttttgattagaaacttgatttttgtttgtttgacgttatttaataactattttgtttttaattatttacttttttttttgctatttttagttaCATATGGTCATCGTTTCGGTTACTCTGAACCAAATCAAAGACGTTGGGCTCGTCATCATGGCCACTGTGCGGGTAAAACACAATCACCCATAGCAGTACATTCTAGCAaggtaattttatgttttcattaaagaTGTTTGATTTCAAGAATTGTTAACTATATTTGAtacatttttgaataaaaaaaaatgtttaaaaaaattcaaaaaatattatttttaattaacagaCCATTCCTCTTCATATGCCTGCAGTGGATATGATTGGTTATCATAATGTGTTGCCTCATcctttgaaaatgattaacaatGGTCACACCGGTAagatgatttaaaattttattaaaatgcttAAACCTCAGCACTGCAAATCTAACAAAATTATTGCACAAAAGTTCAGTTATCTAgaaattgtttgaatttttttgaaactgGTTTAAGGATTATTTTAATCAAATGATTGATGGAAAATAGACTATAAATATATTCCTTCAACATTGTGTGTGTATACTTCTCTCTATGTGaacaatatttgtttactttcattaaacttaaatttggaaaatttactcTTCTCTCATTGcaggtttttcaaattatactgGTACTATTATAACATTTAACTATCATTCATACTTTCCAATAGCCATTTGCTTTCCTTTAATGCCAAATACTCGTAtcattttaattcttatttatGAAACAACTATGAAAAGAAACTTTAAACGTATTTTAAGTCAACACACATTCATACatctctaacagtttctttcaaaatttgtttatcaattTTCTTTCGCTCCAGACCAATCAACTTATCTAATAATCTGATTTTTTTGAGGATTTTTCCTATTTTcttccatttaaaatttatctacATAACGACGACTAACTAACTGTGCAGTGCAACAGCATCACTtttgtttaagagattttttgtacctagtttttttttgcttaaaaattttaccTTTTCTTACATCAATCATAACGTTTTTGTTTGACACACCTGTgtgatttttttcgtaaaaatttttttctctctttcttaCAGTATCAATTGCCATACCAAAACTAGCTGATGTGGCAAAGGATAATGGTGAATTTATGCCATATATACGCGGCGCCAAGTTGCCGGGCGAATTTGAAGTTGAAGGCATTCACTTCCATTGGGGTGATAAAAATAATCGTGGTGCCGAACATGTTGTCAATGATATACGTTATACTATGGAAATGCATATTGTACATCGCAATAAGAAATATGCCTCATTGACAAAAGCTTTGGATTATGCTGATGGTGCTGCTGTATTGGGTTTCTTTTTCAATGTGAGTAtgaatatatacacatataagtatgtatgtatttagatAGATTTAGGTAGATCAATCCCACTATTTACATCTGTATTTTCCGAGCTCTAAGACTGTTGGAAGCTCGATAGGGCTTGCATTGAAAAATGGCAATATACCTTTACATGCATAGCTTAATTAATATTACATATATAGTATTaggataaattttaaaaataatattttgttgtaaaatataatCATATCTATTAGATCGGTTCGTGAACGAACCCTCTTCTGAATATCACCctgatattaaaattaatataaatatttacttatgttTGCCAatgtatagtgtatagtctatagtctagttttaagtctagtctatagtctagtttatagtctagttttaagtctagtttatagtctagttttaagtctagtctatagtctatttttaattctagtctatagtctagtctatagtctagtctatagtctagtctatagtctagtctatagtctagtctatagtctagtctatagtctagtctatagtctagtctatagtctagtctatagtctagtctatagtctagtctatagtctagtctatagtctagtctatagtctagtctatagtctagtctatagtctagtctatagtctagtctatagtctagtctatagtctagtctatagtctagtctatagtctagtctatagtctagtctatagtctagtctatagtctagtctatagtctagtctatagtctagtctatagtctagtctatagtctagtctatagtctagtctatagtctagtctatagtctagtctatagtctagtctatagtctagtctatagtctagtctatagtctagtctatagtctagtctatagtctagtctatagtctagtctatagtctagtctatagtctagtctatagtctagtctatagtctagtctatagtctagtctatagtctagtctatagtctagtctatagtctagtctatagtctagtctatagtctatagtctagtctatagtctagtctatagtctagtctatagtctagtctatagtctagtctatagtctagtctatagtctagtctatagtctagtctatagtctagtctatagtctagtctatagtctagtctatagtctagtctatagtctagtctatagtctagtctatagtctagtctatagtctagtctatagtctagtctatagtctagtctatagtctagtctatagtctagtctatagtctagtctatagtctagtctatagtctagtctatagtctagtctatagtctagtctatagtctagtctatagtctagtctatagtctagtctatagtctagtctatagtctagtctatagtctagtctctagtctatagtctagtctatagtctagtctatagtctagtctacagtctagtctatagtctagtctatagtctagtctatagtctagtctatagtctagtctatagtctagtctatagtctagtctatagtctagtctatattctagtctatagtctagtctatagtctagtctatagtctagtctatagtctagtctatagtctagtctatagtctagtctatagtctagtctatagtctagtctatagtctagtctatagtctagtctatagtctagtctatagtctagtctatagtctagtctatagtctagtctatagtctagtctatagtctagtctatagtctagtctatagtctagtctatagtctagtctatagtctagtctatagtctagtctatagtctagtctatagtctagtctatagtctagtctatagtctagtctatagtctagtctatagtctagtctatagtctagtctatagtctagtctatagtctagtctatagtctagtctacagtctagtctatagtctagtctacagtctagtctatagtctagtctatagtctatagtctagtctatagtctatagtctagtctatagtctagtctatagtctagtctatagtctagtctatagtctagtctatagtctagtctatagtctagtctatagtctagtctatagtctagtctatagtctagtctatagtctagtctatagtctagtctatagtctagtctatagtctagtctatagtctagtctatagtctagtctatagtctagtctatagtctagtctttagtctagtctatagtctagtctatagtcaagtctagtctataatcaagtctatagactagattcgGTTGTGGATGGTTATATAAAAAGGGTGTTTTATGCCATGACTGTAATCAGAGGCTCAAgtgtaattttgtaatttataaattatttcttatttcctataacaatttaaatatatttgatttttagttGGATGAAGATGAGGGCCAAGGACTTTTCACAATATGTCGTCATTTACACTTGATACCGGAAGCCAATAATGAAGTTGCTTTGAATGTTACTTTCTCTTTATCATCTTTAATACGTGGTGTCGatattgataaattctataCATACAAAGGTAAGTTGTTGTTAAAAAGGaagtaaaattatattgtttacaagcaatcaacaagaaaaaattgatttatacatttaaaatcgtactaaaagtttataattttttttttggaaaacaatttattgtatattcaataaatttctatattatttaatattagcGTAGAGCAAATAATTTCCTAACACCTAccgaaaatttgtatttaattcatactaTTCATTAgtctaataaaattttgctaaacaaatatttgtttgtttaattcacACCTTTTTACGTAAACATTTTgtcaaatgataaaaaaaatgtgGAAACTTTTTTTAGCACAATAATTTGTagttaattatttgaaaaaatttcgtgATTGATCGATAAGTGTCAATGTACGTACAcctttatataaatatctagAGGTCTTTTAAAAGAGATAACAATAAAAGACAGTAGTTAAATAATATGTTTACGTagaataaataatgataatctttaaaaaccacaattaataaatatttttatttaaaggttCTTTGACCACACCACCCTGTTCGGAGGCCGTTACCTGGGTTTTATATCCAGATCCCATACCCATTTCGCCCAAAcaagtaaattataaaaacaaataattttaattagattAATAACtacatttctatatataatCTTTAGATCTCACGTTTCCGTCAATTATCCGACAATCAAGAAGGAGCTTTAGTCGATAACTACCGTCAACTGCAACCCTTGGGCAATCGTCGTGTTTTCATGCGCAATGGCAATACTCAACACACTCAAATCGCTAGATTGTTATCGGAAGTAGATTACAAGAAATGGGATTGGTTccattgatttatttatttaaaaacataaattgaaaatattgcaattataacattatttgtgttgtttgtaaaataattcattttaagttaattaagttttctttttccttatgtcgtctctctttctctctttgCCTCTGACTGTAAGAAATGtacttaattttaagttttcctaGAAATAGAAAACTAACaaagtaatttataataatattaattatttatgcatttatttaatagtttttgtcaatatttacaattgttaaatatttaatttagttttgccGATATTTCGATTTtgtgaaatgttatttttgaataaaacttaataatgcATAATTTTTAATCGTGAATTGTTATTATCCATTTTTAACTACAAACAAAGCTTATTATTAGAGAATATTGGTTCCATAACCGATATTTCGATTTACATAATcaatatacataattttgaatgtatgttaaaataaatattttaaaaatttacaattgatTTGTTTGTCCGCTGAGATTTATGAGAATACTTTATttccttttagaaaaaaaaaaataaaaattaatttaatatcacTTATTCACTAATATTAACAATTATCTTATAAATATCTCTCATTGCTTACTACCATAAAACTTCGCAGGACTAGGTATATCTTCGATCATAAAATTAGCTGGTATTATTGAAAATACCGGATGTAAAATATCGAATAGTACTCTTTCAACCGTTTCATTAATAAGTGGTCTCAGCGCCTCAAAGAATTCTTTCCAATTCTTATTAAACGATTCATTAGTGCTACGTTCGATTTCTTTATTGTTGCCACCAAATAGATCATCGAATTGTGTACGAAGTTTTGATATTTCCAGATCTACTTTAATGCTGGTAATGTTGTAAAAGGTAAAACCACCTTTTTCAATAAGATGTGTCTTTGTGCGCATAATAATATTCATGTCATCTGGGGGGTGGGagtgaaaaattgttaaagtttttttatttgtaaaaaataccaGACAAGAAAAATTCAGtagtagaaaacttttttttgataTCGAAGAAAACTAAAGAATACGCGTTTTCGTTAGTTTTTCTAGCTTATAAATTTTTCGCGGAcccacatacatattttgatatcttattatagtctatagtctagtctatagtctagtctatagtctagtctatagtatagtctatagtctagtctatagtctagtctatagtctagtctatagtctagtctacagtctagtctatagtctagtctatagtctagtctatagtctagtctacagtctagtctatagtctagtctacagtctagtctacagtctaatctatagtctagtctatagtctagtctatagtctagtttatagtctagtctatagtttaaaatgtagtatatattctagtttagCGAAAATTCATTTTAGTACTTTCAGTTCTAATAAATGTTCTTTTGGTTAGTTATACTTAGTGctattttcaagtttaaattttccatgcctgtttCATATGACAACATAACGTAAACTTACCAATTTCAATAACGAAATGTCCTTCGCCATTTAAAGGCAAAAGCAACACACGACCATCCATTTTATAATGGCCTTCTAGTTTGAATTTGGGTATGAAAATTTTGGTCAACCAACTGAAATCTTTTTTGCTCACTCTGTTTAgatataataacaatattttgaaaCGGTCTCTGTTTCcctaatatttctttattatttattatactaTCTACTTACTTGCTTTCCTTTATAACCAAACCTTTAATTCCTGTAGCTGTTAAATCGCTTAGATCAGCTCTCAGTGAAGCAGCTTCTGTATTAtcctgtttaaaattaatttctt
This genomic window contains:
- the LOC111689428 gene encoding protein takeout, yielding MQSFNLLRFNIWHLRLLGLVYFLSFVNSSTSIEYFKEQPSYLKPCKIYQPGFTECSTENTQRLLTQLGKGVPEINEIIGSIDPIKLKEINFKQDNTEAASLRADLSDLTATGIKGLVIKESKVSKKDFSWLTKIFIPKFKLEGHYKMDGRVLLLPLNGEGHFVIEIDDMNIIMRTKTHLIEKGGFTFYNITSIKVDLEISKLRTQFDDLFGGNNKEIERSTNESFNKNWKEFFEALRPLINETVERVLFDILHPVFSIIPANFMIEDIPSPAKFYGSKQ
- the LOC111689569 gene encoding carbonic anhydrase 2, producing the protein MRDSLSVTYGHRFGYSEPNQRRWARHHGHCAGKTQSPIAVHSSKTIPLHMPAVDMIGYHNVLPHPLKMINNGHTVSIAIPKLADVAKDNGEFMPYIRGAKLPGEFEVEGIHFHWGDKNNRGAEHVVNDIRYTMEMHIVHRNKKYASLTKALDYADGAAVLGFFFNLDEDEGQGLFTICRHLHLIPEANNEVALNVTFSLSSLIRGVDIDKFYTYKGSLTTPPCSEAVTWVLYPDPIPISPKQISRFRQLSDNQEGALVDNYRQLQPLGNRRVFMRNGNTQHTQIARLLSEVDYKKWDWFH